The uncultured Desulfobulbus sp. genome window below encodes:
- a CDS encoding SDR family oxidoreductase, translating into MNKKKTVLITGGNKGIGLDTTKLFVDAGYDVVVVARDFSDFPLKDTAAVKTVEYDLADIAGIPQLVASLPDIDVLVNNAGIMYALPYDAYPPEKVQQILKVNLEAPVALITAVAKKMVANGAGRIINNASIAGEIGHPDVWYGITKAGMINLTKSFAKILGPDGIVVNAVAPGPVETEMLATIPEPRKKAIKSAVYTGRFAYPQEVAAAIFWLATDCPEYINGTCIDINNGAFPR; encoded by the coding sequence ATGAACAAGAAGAAAACAGTCCTGATTACAGGGGGCAACAAGGGCATAGGCCTTGATACCACCAAATTATTCGTTGATGCCGGCTACGATGTGGTCGTTGTGGCACGAGATTTCTCCGATTTTCCGTTGAAGGACACGGCAGCCGTCAAAACCGTGGAATACGATTTAGCTGATATTGCGGGCATTCCGCAGTTAGTGGCCTCATTGCCTGATATTGATGTTCTGGTGAACAATGCAGGCATTATGTACGCGCTCCCCTATGATGCCTATCCCCCGGAAAAGGTGCAGCAGATTCTTAAGGTGAATCTCGAGGCCCCCGTGGCCCTGATTACCGCAGTTGCAAAAAAAATGGTGGCCAATGGCGCTGGGCGGATCATCAATAATGCCTCTATTGCGGGCGAGATCGGTCATCCTGATGTGTGGTATGGCATCACCAAGGCTGGCATGATCAATCTTACCAAGAGCTTTGCCAAAATTTTGGGCCCGGATGGTATTGTGGTGAATGCGGTCGCTCCTGGACCCGTTGAAACTGAAATGCTGGCTACCATTCCAGAGCCCAGGAAAAAGGCGATCAAAAGTGCCGTCTACACCGGCCGTTTTGCCTATCCCCAGGAGGTGGCTGCAGCCATCTTCTGGCTGGCAACAGACTGCCCGGAATATATTAACGGAACCTGTATTGATATCAATAACGGGGCGTTCCCCCGATAA
- a CDS encoding TetR family transcriptional regulator C-terminal domain-containing protein yields MKQRDEHKQHIIRKGLKALYQKGYNATGVQEIANAAEIPKGSFYNYFKNKEDFAVEAMRLFTTREMEQMQQVLADASIPPLERVKRLYQNKIDYLSIKGGFSLGCFLCNITLEMADVSETIAQEATRCFKNEYAPLLDCLTQAQEEGALAVETDLEQLVSMIRNSWLGALVIMKANKSAQPLHEFQTHLEGILGNAARS; encoded by the coding sequence ATGAAACAGCGAGACGAACATAAACAGCACATCATTCGCAAAGGCCTCAAGGCCCTCTACCAGAAAGGCTACAACGCTACCGGTGTACAGGAAATTGCCAATGCGGCCGAGATCCCGAAAGGTTCTTTTTATAACTATTTTAAAAATAAGGAAGATTTTGCCGTAGAGGCGATGCGCCTTTTCACCACGCGAGAGATGGAGCAGATGCAACAGGTCTTGGCCGATGCAAGCATCCCCCCGCTTGAACGGGTAAAACGACTCTACCAGAATAAAATCGACTATCTCTCCATCAAGGGGGGCTTTTCCCTTGGCTGCTTTCTTTGCAATATCACCCTGGAAATGGCGGATGTCAGTGAAACCATTGCCCAAGAGGCGACTCGCTGTTTCAAAAACGAGTATGCTCCCCTGCTTGACTGTTTGACTCAGGCCCAGGAGGAAGGAGCCCTGGCAGTGGAGACCGATCTTGAACAGCTCGTCAGTATGATACGAAATAGTTGGCTTGGTGCCTTGGTCATCATGAAAGCGAATAAATCAGCCCAGCCACTCCATGAATTTCAGACACACCTTGAGGGAATTTTAGGGAACGCTGCCAGGTCCTAA
- a CDS encoding YhdH/YhfP family quinone oxidoreductase: MENTIFKAMVVTETADKQFIREIREKSIADLPAGDILIKVHYSSLNYKDALSASGNKGVTRKYPHTPGVDAAGIVVESNDSKFKPGDAVVVTGYDLGMNTSGGYEEYIRVPAHWVVPLPENLSLRESMIYGTAGFTAALSCYKLINNGVTPEMGPVLVTGATGGVGSIAVSILVKSGYEVVAVNGIVDETEYLLSLGAKEVISIEEADDTSGRPLLKPRWAGAIDTVAGNILATAIKTTKYGGSVTCCGNVGSAELSSSIYPFILNGVSLLGIDSVNCPVDLRLKVWNKVASEWKLDRLEQITTELESLEALDERIGLILEGKNKGRAIVKVA, from the coding sequence ATGGAAAACACCATCTTCAAAGCTATGGTTGTTACAGAGACGGCAGACAAACAATTTATTCGAGAAATACGGGAAAAGAGCATCGCTGATCTCCCGGCCGGCGATATCCTCATCAAAGTGCATTACTCCTCGCTCAACTACAAGGATGCCCTTTCCGCCTCGGGGAATAAAGGCGTCACCAGAAAATACCCCCATACCCCAGGTGTTGATGCCGCAGGGATCGTAGTGGAGAGCAATGACAGCAAATTCAAACCGGGGGATGCAGTGGTGGTTACCGGATACGACCTGGGCATGAACACCTCCGGTGGCTATGAAGAATACATTCGGGTGCCTGCCCATTGGGTGGTGCCCCTGCCGGAAAACCTCAGCCTTCGCGAGAGTATGATCTATGGAACCGCGGGTTTCACCGCCGCGCTTTCCTGTTACAAACTCATCAACAACGGAGTTACTCCGGAAATGGGACCGGTTTTGGTGACCGGAGCAACCGGTGGGGTCGGAAGTATCGCGGTCTCTATTCTGGTGAAGAGCGGTTATGAAGTGGTCGCGGTGAACGGTATTGTCGATGAGACAGAATACCTGCTCAGCCTTGGGGCCAAAGAGGTTATTTCCATCGAGGAAGCAGACGATACAAGCGGGAGACCTCTGCTCAAACCTCGTTGGGCTGGAGCCATTGACACTGTCGCGGGCAATATTCTGGCGACAGCCATCAAAACAACAAAATACGGCGGTTCAGTGACCTGTTGCGGTAACGTGGGTTCAGCAGAGCTGTCCTCTTCTATTTACCCCTTTATCCTCAACGGTGTCAGCCTTCTCGGGATTGACTCGGTCAACTGCCCGGTGGATCTGCGCCTTAAGGTTTGGAATAAGGTCGCCAGTGAGTGGAAGCTTGATCGTCTTGAGCAAATCACCACCGAATTGGAGTCACTGGAAGCACTGGATGAGCGCATTGGCCTCATTTTAGAGGGGAAGAACAAAGGGCGTGCCATCGTCAAGGTTGCCTGA
- the asd gene encoding archaetidylserine decarboxylase (Phosphatidylserine decarboxylase is synthesized as a single chain precursor. Generation of the pyruvoyl active site from a Ser is coupled to cleavage of a Gly-Ser bond between the larger (beta) and smaller (alpha chains). It is an integral membrane protein.), with protein MPSSSRPCIQDRIKILIQQLLPKQALTVFAGKMAAMKLGGLTTAFIGWYARHYGVQLEEAQESDPSRYACFQDFFTRPIRPELRPVAETDFVCPVDGCINQCGPIEGHQIFQAKGQSYSIAALLGGTEKSAEAFAQGSFATLYLSPGDYHRIHMPCDGRLKLMTHIPGKLYTVNPTTANNIPNLFARNERVVCLFESSFGPFAMVLVGATIVGSMTTIWHGVVNAERPATVRQWPYQQDAVVLKKGEEMGHFSLGSTVILLFPKNTLALNPQWREGRTIRMGESMGNLLS; from the coding sequence ATGCCAAGCTCGTCCCGTCCCTGCATTCAGGATCGTATCAAAATCCTCATTCAACAACTGCTTCCCAAACAGGCCTTAACCGTGTTCGCCGGGAAGATGGCGGCGATGAAACTCGGAGGTTTGACCACTGCATTTATTGGCTGGTATGCACGCCATTACGGGGTACAACTCGAAGAAGCACAGGAATCAGATCCGAGCAGGTACGCCTGTTTTCAAGATTTTTTCACCCGCCCTATCCGCCCGGAGCTGCGCCCTGTTGCCGAGACCGATTTCGTCTGCCCGGTCGACGGTTGCATTAATCAATGTGGCCCCATTGAAGGCCATCAGATTTTTCAAGCTAAGGGACAGAGTTATTCCATTGCCGCCCTCCTCGGTGGCACGGAGAAAAGTGCCGAAGCATTTGCCCAGGGCAGCTTTGCCACCCTCTACCTCAGCCCCGGCGACTATCACCGCATCCACATGCCCTGCGATGGCCGCTTGAAACTGATGACCCACATTCCTGGCAAGCTCTATACCGTCAACCCGACCACCGCCAACAATATTCCCAATCTCTTTGCCCGCAACGAACGGGTGGTCTGTCTCTTTGAGTCCTCCTTCGGACCTTTTGCCATGGTCCTGGTCGGTGCCACCATTGTTGGCAGCATGACCACCATCTGGCATGGAGTGGTCAACGCAGAGCGCCCGGCAACTGTGCGTCAATGGCCCTACCAACAGGATGCCGTGGTGCTTAAAAAAGGCGAGGAGATGGGCCACTTTTCTCTGGGCTCGACGGTTATTCTGCTTTTTCCCAAAAACACTCTTGCCTTGAATCCCCAATGGAGAGAAGGACGAACGATACGCATGGGAGAATCGATGGGAAATCTGCTCAGCTAG
- a CDS encoding TIGR00341 family protein → MAIKYIEIIASADSDKTIQALAERVKAVDFRQGEACEDSMQQTRMLVEEENLQLALDALQNVLGAQPTARIVVLAVEASLPKDEEEEEEPKDSVTAARELLYEQVERGARLDSNFALLVILSTIVAAIGLIENNIAVVIGAMVIAPLLGPNLALSLGTALGDVPLMRKSAQSLLVGVALAVILSAPFGYFWPGELNSTALVERTTASLDSIALALASGAAAALSLTTGLSGVLVGVMVAVALLPPAATFGIMLGDGHPELAAGAGLLLAVNIVSINLASKVVFILKGIHPRTWMEKKQAAKAMRRYVVAWVLTLLVLLVLIYIRRS, encoded by the coding sequence ATGGCAATAAAATACATCGAAATCATCGCTTCAGCCGACAGTGACAAAACTATCCAAGCCCTTGCCGAACGGGTGAAAGCAGTTGATTTTCGACAGGGAGAGGCTTGTGAGGACAGCATGCAGCAAACGCGGATGCTGGTCGAAGAGGAAAATCTCCAATTGGCCTTGGATGCCCTGCAAAATGTATTAGGCGCCCAGCCAACGGCGCGCATTGTGGTCCTGGCGGTTGAGGCCTCGTTGCCCAAGGATGAGGAAGAAGAGGAAGAGCCGAAAGACTCGGTCACGGCAGCCCGGGAACTCCTCTACGAACAGGTAGAACGGGGAGCTCGTCTCGATTCCAACTTTGCCCTCTTAGTCATTCTCTCCACAATCGTTGCCGCCATTGGTCTCATTGAAAATAATATTGCCGTGGTCATTGGTGCCATGGTTATTGCTCCGCTGCTGGGCCCCAACCTGGCGCTGAGTTTGGGGACAGCTCTTGGCGACGTTCCTCTGATGCGAAAATCTGCCCAAAGTCTGCTGGTCGGCGTTGCCCTGGCGGTGATTCTCTCCGCGCCCTTTGGCTATTTCTGGCCAGGGGAGCTCAACAGTACCGCCCTTGTGGAACGCACGACGGCCTCGCTGGACTCCATTGCGCTTGCCCTCGCCTCGGGAGCGGCAGCAGCACTTTCCCTGACGACGGGACTCTCCGGTGTGCTGGTTGGAGTGATGGTGGCGGTTGCCCTCCTACCACCCGCAGCAACTTTTGGCATCATGCTCGGCGATGGACACCCGGAACTTGCCGCCGGGGCGGGACTACTCCTGGCGGTCAATATTGTTTCCATCAACCTGGCGAGCAAGGTAGTGTTTATCCTCAAAGGGATTCACCCACGAACCTGGATGGAAAAAAAACAGGCCGCAAAAGCCATGCGCCGTTATGTAGTTGCCTGGGTACTGACCTTACTTGTTTTACTGGTTCTTATATATATTCGCCGCTCCTGA
- a CDS encoding NAD(P)H-dependent oxidoreductase, translating into MKKYQVAVVVGSLRKESLNQAFADALVKLAPEDVSFTFAPIGTLPLYNQDEDVHPPEAANAFKAIIQKSQAVLFVTPEYNRSIPGVLKNALDHGSRPYGESVWGGKPAGVVGVSIGAMGTALAQQHLRTILAALDMPTLGQPEAFIHAQEGLFDAEGNIGPESRVFLQGWMDRFVDWVKLHAQQPL; encoded by the coding sequence ATGAAAAAATATCAGGTAGCCGTCGTTGTCGGAAGTTTGCGTAAGGAATCTCTCAATCAGGCCTTTGCTGATGCGCTTGTGAAGTTGGCCCCAGAAGATGTCTCCTTTACCTTTGCCCCCATTGGTACCTTGCCCCTGTATAATCAGGATGAGGATGTCCATCCTCCTGAGGCGGCCAATGCGTTTAAAGCAATCATCCAGAAATCCCAGGCCGTTTTGTTTGTTACCCCGGAATATAATCGTTCCATTCCCGGTGTCCTGAAAAATGCGCTTGATCATGGCTCGAGGCCGTATGGGGAAAGTGTCTGGGGCGGAAAACCTGCCGGGGTTGTTGGTGTCTCCATTGGTGCCATGGGGACGGCGCTTGCCCAGCAGCATCTGCGGACTATTCTTGCCGCACTGGATATGCCGACCCTGGGGCAACCGGAAGCCTTTATTCATGCTCAAGAAGGGCTCTTTGATGCCGAGGGGAATATCGGTCCTGAGAGCCGTGTGTTTCTTCAGGGGTGGATGGATAGGTTTGTGGACTGGGTGAAGTTGCACGCCCAGCAACCCCTCTAA
- a CDS encoding LysR family transcriptional regulator, with protein MHAKGWDDYLYFLKVASCGTIKGASQELGVNYSSVFRRINALEEKLEVRLFERLKSGYRLTQAGEDILERVQQVEEHMDAIERLIQGKDVHLRGTIHISTTDTIGYYWLPPYIRRFKELYPDIILDVDIKTRFTSLSKREADIVLPAVNNQPDYMVGKKLAPIHVRLYASQSYIAQHGAPKTPADIFDHRILLPNESLAGLPANKWLRQHADEEKTAACSDKLSGLYHLALQDMGLTVLPHYLGGADPRLVELMPLPAECNHHIWILTHPDIRFTARVKAFMQFMYKETEGAYAQDSP; from the coding sequence ATGCACGCTAAGGGATGGGATGATTATCTCTACTTTCTGAAAGTCGCAAGTTGCGGCACTATTAAGGGTGCCTCCCAGGAGTTGGGGGTCAATTACTCCTCGGTGTTCCGTCGCATCAATGCGCTTGAGGAAAAACTGGAAGTTCGCCTTTTTGAACGGCTGAAATCAGGCTACCGGCTGACCCAGGCCGGTGAGGATATCCTTGAGCGGGTGCAGCAGGTCGAAGAACACATGGATGCCATTGAACGGCTGATTCAGGGCAAGGATGTGCATTTAAGAGGGACCATACACATATCGACCACCGACACCATCGGATATTACTGGCTTCCTCCCTATATTCGACGTTTTAAAGAGCTCTATCCTGATATCATTCTGGATGTGGATATCAAGACCCGTTTTACCAGCCTGAGCAAACGCGAAGCGGATATAGTCCTGCCTGCGGTCAATAACCAACCCGACTACATGGTCGGTAAAAAACTGGCACCGATCCATGTTCGTCTCTACGCCTCACAGTCGTATATCGCGCAACACGGTGCTCCGAAAACACCGGCGGATATATTTGACCATCGGATTCTTTTACCCAATGAATCACTGGCCGGACTCCCTGCCAATAAATGGCTTCGCCAGCACGCGGACGAAGAAAAGACTGCAGCCTGCAGCGATAAGCTCAGCGGGCTCTATCACCTGGCCCTCCAGGATATGGGGCTCACTGTTTTACCCCACTATCTGGGAGGGGCAGATCCCAGGCTTGTCGAATTGATGCCCTTGCCCGCAGAATGCAACCATCATATCTGGATTCTCACCCATCCCGATATTCGCTTCACTGCCCGGGTGAAAGCCTTTATGCAGTTCATGTACAAGGAAACTGAAGGTGCCTATGCTCAAGACTCACCTTAA
- a CDS encoding DEAD/DEAH box helicase: MLYTPKQSPGVTEYIQALKGSPRFGPQVVHHQELRSSSSRFGKLKSPLPPSLQRALTNSGYKQFFSHQQEAIDRIRAGEDVIVATPTASGKSLIYNVPVLERVLEDNSTRALYLFPLKALAQDQLRWINEFTQHIPELDQHIALICDGDTSDYKRRKMREKPPNILITNPDMLHLSMLGYNDNWSQLWQGLRYIIIDEVHTYRGVFGSHMAWVMRRLIRICAKFGVSPQFILSSATVGNPGELAQALINREVSVVSESGAPRGQRHFIMIDPIDSAAAAACQMLEAALKRGLRTIVYTQARKMTELIYIWTRDRLGDMRDKLTSYRAGFLPEERREIEGRLTSGNLLGVISTSALELGIDIGSLDICIMVGYPGTIMATWQRGGRVGRRQRDSLIIMVGQEDALDQYFLRHPQDFFEREVESAVLNPDNPVIARKHLLCAATEYPLTADESVVNTPAAQAAITELVAQAELLLGSDGRTWFSGRKYPHREVDLRGSGRSFTIRESGTKNGVLGQIDGNRALKECHPGAIYLHRGETYLIGQLDLEAHEVIASRKQVNYFTRTLGTKETEILATLALIEHQATDEYPSYRLGLGRLKVTDQVTGFQRRLVSGHRVISTQPLDLPPTVFETEGLWIEIPPLLQQQLEKSLLHFMGGIHALEHAAIGIFPLLVLCDRNDIGGISYPLHPQLEKPAVFIYDGQPGGVGLSREAFHQAGELLASTLAAIASCPCETGCPSCVHSPKCGSGNRPIDKEAAHQLLLGLGSQLPTHCFKRIEVEPTTDQEAPPETEENLKASEPAARLPKRYGVFDIETQKSAAEVGGWNKAEKMLVSVAVVYDAELDEYLVFREGEVNELIAHLQGLELVVGFNNKRFDNQVLYGYAEHNLAAHPTLDILEVVKNQLGYRLSLNNLAENTLGVQKSADGLMALKWYRQGRIDKIITYCTKDVEVTRDLFLFGLENGYLLFKNKSGSLVRCPVDFSSALDLYSEQSGPKKALLS, from the coding sequence ATGCTATACACTCCCAAACAATCACCGGGCGTTACCGAATACATCCAAGCCCTGAAAGGCTCGCCCCGCTTTGGTCCCCAGGTGGTCCATCACCAAGAGCTGCGCAGCAGCAGTTCACGGTTTGGGAAACTCAAGTCTCCGCTGCCCCCCTCATTGCAGAGGGCTCTCACCAACTCTGGCTACAAACAGTTTTTCAGCCATCAACAGGAGGCCATTGATCGCATTCGCGCAGGCGAAGATGTGATTGTCGCCACCCCCACAGCCAGTGGTAAAAGTCTTATTTACAATGTGCCCGTGCTCGAACGCGTGCTTGAGGATAATTCCACCCGTGCGCTGTATCTCTTCCCCTTAAAAGCACTTGCCCAAGACCAACTGCGCTGGATCAACGAATTTACCCAACATATCCCAGAACTTGATCAGCATATCGCCCTTATCTGTGACGGCGACACCTCGGATTACAAACGACGCAAGATGCGGGAAAAGCCCCCCAACATCCTTATAACCAACCCCGACATGCTTCATCTCTCCATGCTCGGTTATAACGATAACTGGTCACAGCTTTGGCAGGGGCTGCGCTATATCATTATCGATGAGGTGCATACCTACCGCGGAGTTTTTGGCAGCCATATGGCCTGGGTTATGCGACGGCTGATTCGTATCTGCGCAAAATTTGGCGTCAGCCCCCAATTTATTCTTTCCTCAGCTACCGTGGGGAATCCCGGCGAGTTAGCCCAGGCGTTGATCAACCGGGAGGTTTCCGTGGTCAGCGAGTCCGGTGCTCCCCGTGGTCAACGTCACTTCATCATGATCGATCCCATCGATTCAGCTGCTGCTGCCGCCTGTCAGATGTTGGAGGCCGCCCTAAAACGAGGACTGCGCACCATCGTCTATACCCAGGCGCGTAAAATGACCGAGCTGATCTATATCTGGACCCGGGATCGACTTGGGGATATGCGCGACAAGCTCACCTCCTACCGAGCCGGATTTCTGCCGGAAGAACGGCGGGAGATCGAGGGACGACTCACCAGCGGCAACCTTCTAGGAGTGATCTCTACCTCAGCCCTGGAGCTGGGAATAGACATCGGCAGCCTGGACATCTGCATTATGGTGGGCTACCCGGGGACCATCATGGCCACCTGGCAACGTGGAGGTCGAGTGGGACGACGTCAACGGGACTCACTTATCATCATGGTGGGGCAGGAAGACGCACTGGACCAGTATTTTCTGCGCCATCCCCAGGATTTTTTTGAGCGGGAGGTGGAGTCCGCGGTGCTCAACCCAGACAACCCGGTAATTGCCCGGAAGCATCTGCTCTGTGCGGCGACCGAGTATCCGCTGACAGCGGATGAATCCGTGGTCAATACCCCAGCCGCCCAGGCGGCGATTACAGAGCTGGTCGCTCAGGCAGAACTGCTGCTTGGCTCCGATGGTCGCACCTGGTTCTCCGGCCGCAAGTATCCACACCGAGAGGTGGACCTTCGAGGCAGCGGCCGCTCCTTCACCATTCGTGAATCAGGCACAAAAAATGGTGTCCTGGGTCAGATCGATGGCAACCGCGCTCTCAAAGAATGCCACCCCGGTGCCATCTACCTGCACCGCGGAGAAACCTACCTCATAGGGCAGCTTGATCTGGAAGCCCACGAAGTCATCGCCTCTCGAAAACAGGTCAACTATTTTACCCGTACCCTGGGGACCAAGGAGACGGAGATTCTCGCCACTCTGGCCCTGATCGAACACCAGGCCACCGATGAATATCCCAGTTACCGGCTTGGGCTGGGCCGACTCAAGGTGACCGATCAGGTCACGGGCTTTCAGCGACGCCTGGTCAGCGGGCACCGGGTGATCTCAACCCAGCCACTGGATCTGCCTCCAACCGTCTTTGAGACCGAGGGATTATGGATAGAAATCCCACCCCTTCTCCAGCAACAGCTCGAAAAATCATTGCTCCACTTCATGGGTGGGATTCATGCCCTGGAACATGCGGCTATCGGCATCTTTCCCCTGCTCGTGCTCTGCGATCGCAACGATATCGGTGGTATCTCGTATCCCTTGCACCCCCAACTGGAAAAACCGGCCGTTTTCATTTACGACGGTCAGCCCGGAGGGGTGGGCCTTTCCCGTGAGGCCTTTCACCAGGCAGGAGAACTCCTCGCCAGCACCCTGGCGGCCATTGCCTCCTGCCCCTGTGAGACAGGATGCCCTTCCTGCGTCCACTCACCGAAATGCGGATCGGGGAACCGGCCCATCGATAAGGAAGCCGCTCACCAACTCCTTCTTGGCCTGGGCTCCCAGCTCCCCACTCACTGCTTCAAACGTATCGAGGTCGAACCAACTACAGACCAGGAGGCCCCTCCGGAGACCGAGGAAAACCTAAAGGCCTCCGAACCGGCCGCCAGGCTTCCGAAACGATACGGTGTTTTTGACATCGAAACCCAAAAATCGGCGGCCGAGGTCGGCGGATGGAACAAGGCGGAGAAGATGCTGGTCTCGGTGGCGGTGGTTTATGATGCCGAACTCGATGAGTATCTGGTCTTTCGAGAGGGCGAGGTCAACGAGTTGATTGCGCATCTTCAGGGGCTTGAGCTGGTGGTGGGCTTTAACAATAAACGCTTTGATAACCAGGTGCTCTATGGCTACGCCGAACATAATCTGGCAGCCCACCCGACCCTCGATATTTTGGAGGTGGTAAAAAATCAACTGGGGTATCGTCTCAGCCTCAACAACCTGGCTGAAAACACCCTGGGAGTACAGAAATCGGCGGATGGCTTAATGGCACTCAAATGGTACCGCCAGGGCCGTATCGACAAGATAATTACCTACTGCACCAAAGACGTTGAAGTCACCCGGGACCTGTTTCTCTTTGGCCTTGAAAACGGCTACCTGCTCTTTAAAAACAAGTCGGGTTCCCTGGTACGTTGCCCTGTGGATTTTTCCTCGGCTCTGGATCTATACAGCGAGCAATCCGGCCCGAAAAAAGCTCTCCTATCGTGA
- a CDS encoding universal stress protein, whose amino-acid sequence MSNWKRIIIAINDSQPSLDAVAYVGGIAGHQEGMHLCLLHVFPKPPPDHFRTDGSSETYADKQIQDSKALFARAQEVLLRHGVPSQAISTRSVIATGQSISEAILDLQEKEAFGTIVVGKRGITRAEEFLFGSISNALIHNGRDIAVWVIG is encoded by the coding sequence GTGAGTAACTGGAAGCGGATAATTATCGCCATTAACGATTCCCAGCCCTCTCTTGACGCCGTTGCCTATGTCGGCGGTATCGCTGGCCACCAAGAAGGCATGCATCTCTGCCTGCTGCACGTTTTTCCCAAACCACCACCCGATCATTTCCGCACGGATGGCTCATCTGAGACCTACGCGGACAAACAGATCCAAGATTCGAAAGCACTCTTTGCCCGGGCCCAGGAAGTACTTCTCCGCCATGGGGTCCCCTCTCAGGCAATAAGCACTCGCAGTGTCATCGCCACCGGCCAATCGATCAGCGAGGCTATCCTCGATCTCCAGGAAAAAGAAGCTTTCGGCACCATCGTTGTAGGAAAACGCGGTATCACCAGAGCTGAGGAGTTTCTTTTCGGCTCTATTTCCAATGCCCTCATACATAATGGCCGAGACATCGCAGTCTGGGTGATTGGCTAA